A genome region from Camelina sativa cultivar DH55 chromosome 10, Cs, whole genome shotgun sequence includes the following:
- the LOC109126957 gene encoding uncharacterized protein LOC109126957 codes for MVQMPKKTASSPPKRWLERIKTFFDVPNRRIARILFISSFATFFSGIAFAFEWTFHGKNHRGFQWIIYYALSLIILPIILWVGLGITMIVTSSHHGSTQVASVAVEEEECVNNNNSSAGKSGNEESKENNCERLAIVVDDMDREKCNGKVLENKTSNSKLKRTVSFPMHSQVRSCRTR; via the coding sequence aTGGTCCAAATGCCAAAGAAGACCGCCAGTAGTCCACCAAAGCGGTGGCTCGAACGCATCAAAACATTCTTTGATGTTCCTAACCGGAGAATTGCTAGAATTCTATTTATAAGCAGTTTTGCAACATTCTTCTCGGGGattgcttttgcttttgaatGGACATTTCACGGCAAGAATCATAGGGGATTCCAGTGGATCATCTACTACGCCTTGTCTTTGATCATTCTACCTATTATCCTCTGGGTCGGTCTCGGTATCACCATGATTGTTACGTCAAGCCACCACGGGTCAACGCAAGTTGCTAGCGTAGCAGTTGAAGAGGAAGAGtgtgtcaacaacaacaacagttctGCCGGGAAGAGTGGAAATGaagaaagtaaagaaaacaaCTGTGAGAGGTTGGCGATTGTGGTTGATGATATGGATCGAGAAAAGTGCAACGGGAAGGTACTTGAGAATAAGACCTCAAACTCAAAGCTAAAACGCACAGTTTCATTCCCAATGCATAGTCAAGTGCGATCATGTCGGACCAGGTGA
- the LOC104716170 gene encoding V-type proton ATPase subunit c1: protein MSTFSGDETAPFFGFLGAAAALVFSCMGAAYGTAKSGVGVASMGVMRPELVMKSIVPVVMAGVLGIYGLIIAVIISTGINPKAKSYYLFDGYAHLSSGLACGLAGLSAGMAIGIVGDAGVRANAQQPKLFVGMILILIFAEALALYGLIVGIILSSRAGQSRAE from the exons ATGTCTACCTTTAGTGGCGATGAGACCGCTCCTTTCTTCGGCTTCCTTGGCGCTGCTGCCGCGCTCGTCTTCTCCT GCATGGGAGCTGCATATGGTACAGCAAAGAGTGGTGTCGGTGTGGCATCTATGGGTGTCATGAGGCCCGAGTTGGTGATGAAGTCTATTGTCCCTGTTGTTATGGCTGGAGTGTTGGGTATCTACGGTTTGATCATTGCTGTTATCATCAGTACCGGGATTAACCCCAAGGCTAAATCTTACTACCTCTTCGACGGATATGCCCATCTTTCTTCTGGTCTTGCTTGTGGGCTTGCTGGTCTTTCTGCTGGAATGGCCATTGGTATTGTTGGTGATGCTGGTGTCAG GGCCAATGCTCAACAGCCAAAGCTTTTCGTTGGTATGATTCTTATCCTTATTTTCGCTGAAGCTCTGGCTCTATACGGTCTTATCGTGGGGATCATTTTGTCCTCCCGAGCTGGTCAGTCCAGAGCCGAATGA
- the LOC104716171 gene encoding F-box/kelch-repeat protein At4g38940-like: MSSQIRAPKKQPPEPPCLISLIPEEIVVEIVARVPRCYYPTLSQVSKRFRSLVASPELYTRRSSLGFTEQCLYVAISKDQTSDIHWFTLCRKPNGGETLSGDHRLVHIPSLPPMPLHGSYVGLGPNIFVMGGFCDWKITSSVSLIDCRTHAAQSLANMPKAVAISVTELIDRKIYIIGGSDTLSPLKSPSRSIMVFDTDAETWSLKSRPDWEQGKRWFSSVAIGGKIYMRTCYNSFVYDPNEGVCDKDVALHSKEWSSACVIEDVLYYYDVLKNCLRAYDPKQSSWGVVRGFEGVLPQACKWSKTASFNGGKLVLFLQKTEKPEIWCAEIAVERRAGGEIWGKVEWCNVVLGGNFHVMECVTVVL, encoded by the coding sequence ATGTCTTCCCAAATTAGGGCACCGAAGAAGCAACCGCCGGAGCCGCCGTGTCTGATTTCGCTGATCCCTGAAGAAATCGTCGTCGAGATCGTAGCCCGTGTCCCGAGATGCTATTACCCAACTCTCTCCCAAGTTTCAAAGCGTTTCCGATCCCTCGTCGCGTCTCCGGAGCTTTACACAAGACGGTCCTCCCTCGGATTCACAGAACAATGTCTCTACGTCGCAATCTCCAAAGATCAAACCTCTGATATCCACTGGTTTACTCTTTGCCGGAAACCTAACGGAGGAGAAACACTCTCCGGCGATCATCGCTTGGTACATATCCCTTCTCTCCCTCCCATGCCACTCCATGGAAGCTATGTAGGCCTTGGTCCTAACATCTTTGTGATGGGTGGATTTTGCGATTGGAAGATCACATCGAGCGTTTCGCTTATCGATTGTCGAACTCACGCGGCTCAGTCTCTCGCTAACATGCCCAAAGCCGTTGCCATTTCCGTCACGGAGCTCATTGATCGGAAGATTTATATAATTGGAGGATCAGATACGCTTTCTCCTCTGAAATCGCCGTCAAGAAGCATTATGGTGTTCGATACAGATGCCGAAACGTGGTCTCTTAAGTCGAGACCAGATTGGGAGCAAGGGAAAAGATGGTTCAGCAGTGTGGCTATAGGAGGTAAGATTTACATGAGGACTTGTTACAATAGCTTCGTTTACGATCCCAATGAAGGTGTTTGTGATAAAGACGTGGCTCTGCATTCTAAGGAGTGGTCGAGTGCGTGTGTGATAGAGGATGTGTTGTATTACTATGATGTTCTTAAGAATTGTTTGAGAGCTTATGATCCAAAGCAGAGCTCTTGGGGAGTGGTGAGAGGTTTTGAAGGAGTGTTGCCTCAGGCTTGTAAGTGGTCGAAAACTGCAAGTTTCAACGGTGGCAAATTGGTTCTCTTCTTGcagaaaacagagaaaccaGAGATTTGGTGTGCGGAGATCGCTGTGGAAAGGCGAGCTGGTGGAGAGATTTGGGGTAAAGTTGAGTGGTGTAATGTTGTGCTTGGTGGGAATTTTCATGTTATGGAATGTGTAACTGTTGTGCTCTGA
- the LOC104716172 gene encoding kinesin-like protein KIN-7F: MEKTQMPVAREEKILVLVRLRPLNEKEIAANEAADWECINDTTILYRNTLREGSNFPSAYSFDRVYRGECPTRQIYEDGTKEIALSVVKGINCSIFAYGQTSSGKTYTMSGITEFAVADIFDYIFQHEERAFAVKFSAIEIYNEAIRDLLSSDGTSLRLRDDPEKGTVVDKATEETLRDWNHLKELLSICEAQRKIGETSLNERSSRSHQIIRLTVESSAREFLGKENSTTLMASVNFIDLAGSERASQAMSAGTRLKEGCHINRSLLTLGTVIRKLSKGRQGHINFRDSKLTRILQPCLGGNARTAIICTLSPARSHVELTRNTLLFACCAKEVTTKARINVVMSDKALLKQLQRELARLETELRNPASSPASNCDCAMTVRKKDLQIQKMEKQITELRKQRDLAQSRLEDFMRMVEHNVASKPGTPHFGNHTDKWEDGSVSETSGVVDSDRRSYISDGMSTPLSISRAYVHSHSDDEDLDEELPRRSEDRSEEYCREVQCIETEESVTVYNNNIDERAEPENILGRGEDANGETSVGQNVRVRSWNRSETVPGMSTPPENLGTDFLGRPESYKIAFPDLGFGSSVSRNDSMSSCASDSTGAQSIRTPLGEEGGITTIRTFVEGLKEMAKRQGEVLTAEDSGKIGRDIGLDSMDREFERQRQEILELWQTCNISLVHRTYFYLLFKGDEADSIYIGVELRRLMFMKDSFSQGNQALEEGGETLTLASSRKALHRERKMLSKLVGKRFSGEERKRIYHKFGIAVNSKRRRLQLVNELWSNPKDMTQVVESADVVAKLVRFAEQGRAMKEMFGLTFTPPSFLTTRRSHSWRKSMPTLF, encoded by the exons atggagaagacaCAGATGCCTGTTGCCCGAGAAGAGAAGATACTGGTTCTGGTGAGATTGAGGCCTCTTAACGAGAAGGAGATTGCAGCTAATGAAGCTGCGGATTGGGAATGCATCAATGATACCACCATATTGTACAGAAACACGTTGCGCGAAGGCTCAAACTTTCCTTCTGCATATTCATTTG ATAGAGTCTACCGAGGTGAATGTCCCACCAGACAAATTTACGAAGATGGAACCAAGGAAATCGCTCTGTCGGTTGTCAAAGGAATCAATT GTAGTATTTTTGCATATGGCCAGACGAGTAGCGGCAAGACATACACCATGTCTGGTATTACTGAGTTTGCTGTGGCTGACATATTTGACTATATATTTCAG CATGAAGAAAGGGCGTTTGCTGTGAAATTTTCAGCTATAGAGATCTACAATGAGGCCATACGAGATCTGCTTAGCTCGGATGGTACATCACTGAGGCTACGAGACGATCCTGAG aaaGGGACCGTTGTTGATAAAGCCACAGAGGAAACTCTGCGAGACTGGAACCATCTGAAGGAGCTTCTATCTATTTGTGAAG CACAGCGCAAGATTGGTGAAACCTCATTGAATGAGAGAAGTTCTAGATCTCATCAAATTATTAGACTG ACAGTCGAAAGCTCTGCTCGTGAGTTCTTAGGCAAAGAAAACTCCACTACCCTCATGGCGAGTGTG AATTTCATCGATCTAGCAGGAAGTGAGCGTGCATCACAGGCGATGTCAGCTGGTACAAGACTCAAGGAAGGCTGCCATATCAATCGAAGTCTGCTAACTCTTGGAACAGTGATCCGTAAACTTAG TAAGGGAAGACAAGGGCACATCAACTTTAGAGACTCCAAGCTAACACGAATTCTACAACCATGCCTGGGAGGGAATGCAAGAACCGCAATTATCTGCACTCTGAGCCCAGCGAGGAGTCATGTAGAGCTAACGAGGAACACTCTCTTGTTTGCGTGCTGTGCAAAGGAAGTTACCACAAAGGCGCGGATCAATGTTGTTATGTCAGACAAGGCTCTGCTGAAGCAACTACAGCGTGAGCTTGCGAGGCTCGAGACCGAACTGAGAAACCCTGCCTCCTCACCTGCTTCAAACTGTGATTGTGCAATGACGGTGAGGAAGAAGGATCTTCAGATACAAAAG ATGGAAAAGCAGATCACAGAGTTGAGAAAACAGAGGGATCTTGCTCAATCCCGGCTTGAAGATTTCATGAGAATGGTTGAACACAATGTGGCGTCAAAG CCTGGAACTCCGCATTTCGGCAACCACACAGACAAGTGGGAGGATGGTTCAGTATCAGAGACATCAGGCGTGGTTGATTCAGACAGAAGGAGTTACATATCAGATGGGATGTCGACACCCCTGTCAATATCAAGAGCTTATGTTCATTCTCACTCTGACGACGAGGATCTAGATGAAGAGTTGCCTAGGCGTTCTGAAGATCGATCAGAAGAATATTGCAGAGAAGTTCAATGCATTGAGACTGAGGAATCAGTCACTGTCTATAATAACAACATAGACGAGAGAGCAGAACCTGAAAACATTTTAGGCCGTGGTGAGGATGCTAACGGTGAAACGAGTGTAGGCCAGAACGTCAGGGTGAGAAGCTGGAACCGTAGTGAGACTGTACCAGGCATGAGCACTCCGCCAGAAAACCTCGGGACAGACTTCCTCGGAAGACCAGAGAGTTACAAGATTGCGTTTCCTGATTTAGGCTTCGGTTCTAGTGTGTCGAGGAATGATTCTATGTCTTCTTGCGCGAGCGATTCCACTGGGGCTCAGAGCATCAGAACGCCGTTGGGAGAAGAGGGAGGTATCACTACCATCCGTACTTTCGTTGAAGGGCTTAAGGAAATGGCTAAGCGTCAAGGCGAG GTCTTGACTGCTGAGGATTCTGGTAAAATTGGGAGGGACATTGGTCTGGACTCCATGGACAGAGAATTTGAGAGACAGCGGCAAGAGATTCTGGAACTATGGCAAACCTGTAACATCTCTTTGGTGCATAGAACATACTTTTACTTGCTCTTCAAAGGAGATGAGGCGGATTCTATCTACATCGGGGTAGAGCTAAGAAGACTTATGTTTATGAAAGATAGCTTCTCTCAGGGAAACCAAGCATTGGAGGAAGGAGGAGAAACCTTAACATTGGCCTCCAG CCGGAAAGCGCTTCACAGGGAGAGAAAGATGCTGAGCAAGCTTGTGGGGAAAAGGTTTTCaggagaagagaggaaaagaatcTATCACAAGTTTGGGATTGCGGTTAACTCCAAACGCAGGCGGTTACAACTTGTGAACGAGCTCTGGAGCAATCCCAAAGACATGACGCAGGTTGTAGAAAGTGCAGATGTTGTAGCGAAGCTTGTGAGGTTCGCTGAGCAAGGCAGAGCCATGAAGGAGATGTTTGGTCTGACCTTTACACCTCCTTCGTTCTTGACAACTCGGAGATCGCATAGCTGGAGAAAAAGCATGCCTACACTTTTCTAA
- the LOC104719910 gene encoding kinesin-like protein KIN-7F, translated as MEKTQMPVAREEKILVLVRLRPLNEKEIAANEAADWECINDTTILYRNTLREGSNFPSAYSFDRVYRGECPTRQIYEDGTKEIALSVVKGINCSIFAYGQTSSGKTYTMSGITEFALR; from the exons atggagaagacaCAGATGCCTGTTGCCCGAGAAGAGAAGATACTGGTTCTGGTGAGATTGAGGCCTCTTAACGAGAAGGAGATTGCAGCTAATGAAGCTGCGGATTGGGAATGCATCAATGATACCACCATATTGTACAGAAACACGTTGCGCGAAGGCTCAAACTTTCCTTCTGCATATTCATTTG ATAGAGTCTACCGAGGTGAATGTCCCACCAGACAAATTTACGAAGATGGAACCAAGGAAATCGCTCTGTCGGTTGTCAAAGGAATCAATT GTAGTATTTTTGCATATGGCCAGACGAGTAGCGGCAAGACATACACCATGTCTGGTATTACTGAGTTTGCT tTGAGGTAG
- the LOC104719911 gene encoding kinesin-like protein KIN-7F — MEKTQMPVAREEKILVLVRLRPLNEKEIAANEAADWECINDTTILYRNTLREGSNFPSAYSFDRVYRGECPTRQIYEDGTKEIALSVVKGINCSIFAYGQTSSGKTYTMSGITEFAVSLKSNQC; from the exons atggagaagacaCAGATGCCTGTTGCCCGAGAAGAGAAGATACTGGTTCTGGTGAGATTGAGGCCTCTTAACGAGAAGGAGATTGCAGCGAATGAAGCTGCGGATTGGGAATGCATCAATGATACCACCATATTGTACAGAAACACGTTGCGCGAAGGCTCAAACTTTCCTTCTGCATATTCATTTG ATAGAGTCTACCGAGGTGAATGTCCCACCAGACAAATTTACGAAGATGGAACCAAGGAAATCGCTCTGTCGGTTGTCAAAGGAATCAATT GTAGTATTTTTGCATATGGCCAGACGAGTAGCGGCAAGACATACACCATGTCTGGTATTACTGAGTTTGCT GTTTCACTGAAATCAAACCAATGTTGA
- the LOC104716173 gene encoding B-box zinc finger protein 19-like isoform X1 yields MRILCDACENAAAIVFCAADEAALCRPCDEKVHMCNKLASRHVRVGLAEPSNAPCCDICENAPAFFYCEIDGSSLCLQCDMVVHVGGKRTHGRFLLLRQRIEFPGDKPKPSTTRDSLQNQRVSTHANGEANGKMDDEMIDLNANPQRVHEPASNNNGIDGNNSNNHEPAGIVPVGPFKRESEK; encoded by the exons atgcgAATTTTGTGCGATGCCTGCGAGAACGCAGCCGCTATCGTCTTTTGCGCCGCCGATGAAGCTGCCCTTTGTCGCCCCTGCGAtgaaaaa GTTCATATGTGCAACAAGCTAGCTAGTCGGCATGTACGTGTTGGTTTAGCCGAACCAAGCAATGCACCGTGCTGTGATATATGCGAAAATGCACCTG CCTTCTTTTACTGTGAGATAGACGGTAGTTCCCTTTGCCTGCAATGTGACATGGTAGTACATGTTGGTGGCAAGAGAACTCACGGTCGGTTTCTTTTGCTGAGACAGAGAATTGAG TTTCCAGGTGATAAGCCTAAACCAAGCACTACTAGGGACAGTTTGCAGAACCAAAGAGTCTCTACACATGCAAATGGTGAAGCTAATGGCAAGATGGATGACGAAATGATCGATTTAAATGCTAATCCGCAAAGAGTACATGAGCCAGCATCAAACAACAAT GGCATTGATGGAAATAACTCAAACAATCACGAGCCTGCAGGCATTGTACCCGTTGGACCCTTTAAACGAGAGTCTGAGAAGTGA
- the LOC104716173 gene encoding B-box zinc finger protein 19-like isoform X2 translates to MCNKLASRHVRVGLAEPSNAPCCDICENAPAFFYCEIDGSSLCLQCDMVVHVGGKRTHGRFLLLRQRIEFPGDKPKPSTTRDSLQNQRVSTHANGEANGKMDDEMIDLNANPQRVHEPASNNNGIDGNNSNNHEPAGIVPVGPFKRESEK, encoded by the exons ATGTGCAACAAGCTAGCTAGTCGGCATGTACGTGTTGGTTTAGCCGAACCAAGCAATGCACCGTGCTGTGATATATGCGAAAATGCACCTG CCTTCTTTTACTGTGAGATAGACGGTAGTTCCCTTTGCCTGCAATGTGACATGGTAGTACATGTTGGTGGCAAGAGAACTCACGGTCGGTTTCTTTTGCTGAGACAGAGAATTGAG TTTCCAGGTGATAAGCCTAAACCAAGCACTACTAGGGACAGTTTGCAGAACCAAAGAGTCTCTACACATGCAAATGGTGAAGCTAATGGCAAGATGGATGACGAAATGATCGATTTAAATGCTAATCCGCAAAGAGTACATGAGCCAGCATCAAACAACAAT GGCATTGATGGAAATAACTCAAACAATCACGAGCCTGCAGGCATTGTACCCGTTGGACCCTTTAAACGAGAGTCTGAGAAGTGA
- the LOC104716174 gene encoding fructose-bisphosphate aldolase 2, chloroplastic: MASTSLLKASPVLDKSEWVKGQSVLFRQPSSASVVLRNRATSLTVRAASSYADELVKTAKTIASPGRGILAMDESNATCGKRLDSIGLENTEANRQAFRTLLVSAPGLGQYISGAILFEETLYQSTTEGKKMVDVLVEQNIVPGIKVDKGLVPLVGSNNESWCQGLDGLASRTAAYYQQGARFAKWRTVVSIPNGPSALAVKEAAWGLARYAAISQDSGLVPIVEPEILLDGEHDIDRTYDVAEKVWSEVFFYLAQNNVMFEGILLKPSMVTPGAECKDRATPEQVSSYTLKLLRNRVPPAVPGIMFLSGGQSEVEATLNLNAMNQAPNPWHVSFSYARALQNTCLKTWGGRPENVNAAQTTLLARAKANSLAQLGKYTGEGESEEAKEGMFVKGYTY, from the exons ATGGCATCAACCTCACTCCTCAAGGCGTCTCCGGTGTTGGACAAATCGGAATGGGTCAAGGGACAAAGCGTTCTCTTCCGTCAGCCTTCTTCCGCCTCTGTTGTCCTCCGCAACCGTGCCACCTCCCTCACCGTCCGTGCTGCTTCCTCCTACGCCGATGAGCTTGTTAAGACAGCG AAAACAATTGCGTCTCCTGGACGCGGAATCTTGGCGATGGACGAATCCAACGCGACTTGCGGGAAGCGTTTGGATTCGATAGGGCTAGAGAACACTGAAGCAAACCGTCAAGCTTTCCGGACTTTGCTCGTCTCTGCACCGGGACTCGGACAGTACATCTCCGGCGCGATCCTATTTGAGGAGACTCTGTATCAGTCTACCACCGAAGGCAAGAAAATGGTCGACGTCCTCGTCGAGCAGAACATCGTCCCTGGTATCAAAGTTGACAAG GGTTTGGTGCCACTTGTTGGATCCAACAATGAGTCATGGTGCCAAGGACTAGACGGTCTAGCCTCTCGAACTGCTGCTTACTACCAACAGGGTGCTCGTTTTGCCAAATG GCGTACTGTCGTGAGCATTCCCAACGGTCCATCTGCTCTGGCCGTCAAAGAAGCTGCTTGGGGTCTTGCTAGATACGCTGCTATTTCACAG GACAGCGGCTTGGTTCCGATTGTGGAGCCAGAGATCTTGTTGGATGGAGAACACGACATTGACAGGACATACGACGTGGCTGAGAAGGTTTGGTCTGAGGTTTTCTTCTACCTTGCTCAGAACAATGTCATGTTTGAAG GTATCCTCCTGAAACCGAGCATGGTTACTCCCGGAGCTGAGTGTAAAGACAGAGCTACTCCTGAACAAGTTTCCTCGTACACCCTTAAGCTCCTCCGCAACAGAGTCCCTCCCGCAGTCCCCGGAATCATG TTCTTGTCCGGAGGACAGTCGGAGGTGGAGGCAACACTCAACCTGAACGCGATGAACCAGGCACCAAACCCATGGCACGTGTCCTTCTCCTACGCACGTGCGTTGCAGAACACTTGCCTGAAAACATGGGGAGGCAGACCCGAGAACGTGAACGCAGCTCAGACCACTCTCTTGGCCCGTGCCAAGGCGAATTCGTTGGCTCAGCTCGGAAAATACACCGGAGAAGGCGAGTCCGAAGAGGCTAAGGAGGGTATGTTCGTCAAAGGCTACACCTACTGA
- the LOC104716175 gene encoding uncharacterized protein LOC104716175, protein MAEGEDVSGVSLSVRNEEDLSPESLAWADSCIISFPDDSDHNHWATFRDALTEIIDIHPEMFVPSSTSSALPPDEDMTESEPLELLRSFQPEADSANSKYNSSNEEVSEIVSLITFESDPSKNSLQDHYFSEPIAENGTPEPVDDPTNDLGGVESIEEDGSVSNGEAEEEKEPESVSSQVFKDDFMSTYIQENVDDSNVTEDPVKVTQQEIFKVWDLEIVGDDDEEDGLVLQLKKALDESSTVQTLPQPLLNDVAEKSSIDDLIAGISDLSIAETFK, encoded by the coding sequence ATGGCTGAAGGGGAAGACGTTTCAGGGGTTTCTCTTTCTGTTAGAAACGAGGAAGATCTTTCTCCAGAGTCTTTAGCTTGGGCTGATTCCTGCATCATCAGCTTTCCAGATGATTCAGACCACAATCATTGGGCAACTTTTAGAGATGCTTTAACTGAAATCATCGATATCCATCCGGAGATGTTTGTTCCTTCATCAACTAGTAGTGCCCTGCCTCCAGACGAGGATATGACTGAATCCGAGCCACTTGAACTACTACGGTCATTCCAACCCGAAGCTGATTCAGCCAACTCTAAATATAATTCATCGAATGAAGAAGTCAGTGAGATTGTCTCTTTGATAACCTTTGAGTCAGACCCGTCAAAGAATTCTTTACAAGATCATTACTTTTCAGAGCCCATAGCTGAGAATGGAACCCCTGAACCAGTTGACGATCCTACTAATGATCTTGGAGGTGTTGAAAGTATAGAAGAAGATGGGTCAGTGAGCAATGGagaggcagaagaagaaaaagaaccagAGTCAGTATCGTCTCAAGTCTTCAAGGATGATTTCATGAGCACATACATTCAAGAAAACGTTGACGATTCTAACGTTACAGAGGATCCGGTCAAAGTAACTCAGCAAGAGATTTTCAAGGTGTGGGATCTGGAGATTGTGGGGgacgatgatgaggaagatggaTTGGTGCTGCAGCTGAAGAAGGCCCTCGATGAGTCTTCCACGGTCCAAACCCTTCCACAGCCACTGCTGAATGATGTTGCGGAGAAGAGCAGTATCGATGACCTGATAGCTGGGATCTCGGATCTGTCTATTGCAGAAACTTTTAAGTGA